A segment of the Frankineae bacterium MT45 genome:
GACTCTCCGGCCCGGCGAATCGCGGCCTGACCAGCATCCCGGTCGCCGTTGTCGACGGTGAGGTGCGTCGCTGAACCTCGGATGTCGGAGTTTTCCACTACCATGGGAATAACGGTTGAGCCCAGCGAGGTTCCTTCTTGGAGCTGATTTGGATCTCTTGCATCGGCAGCTCGTGCAACTGCGACTCCGACACCGTCTCGACCACCGTTTTCCACGTCCCTTGGGGAGTACTGAATGACCGCAATCGACAACGCGACTCAGGTAGAACTGACCGCCGCCCCCGCCGACGCACCGGCCACCTCGGTCACCCTGACCGACGCCGCCGCGAGCAAGGTCCGCGTTCTGCTCGAGCAGGAGGGTCGCGATGACCTTCGCCTGCGCGTCGCCGTGCAGCCGGGCGGCTGCTCCGGCCTGCAGTACCAGCTCTTCTTCGACGAGCGCAGCCTCGACGGTGACATCGAGCTGAACTACGAGGGCGTCCCGGTCGTCGTCGACCGGATGAGCGGCCCGTACCTCGTCGGTGCGACCATCGACTTCACCGACACGATCGAGCAGCAGGGCTTCACGATCGACAACCCGCAGGCCTCCGGTGGCTGTGCCTGCGGCAACTCGTTCTGCGGCTGAGCTAGTAGCCGCCCAGCGCTGAGCACGTCTGCAGAGGCAGCGCCGACCTCGATGGTTGGCGCTGCCTTTCGCGTTCGGTAGCGTCTTCACCATGCCTGTTCTCCTGAGCGGTTCCATCGCGACCGACCACCTGATGCACTTTCCGGGCAAGTTCTCGGACTCGCTACTCGCCGAACACCTGCACAAGGTGTCCCTCTCCTTTCTGGTCGACGACCTGGTCGTCCGCCGCGGCGGGGTAGCTGCGAACATCGCGTTCGGCATGGGACAGCTCGGGGAGAACCCGGTGCTCGTCGGTGCGGTGGGTGCCGACTTCGCCGAGTACCGCAGCTGGCTTGAGCGCCACGGGGTCGACTGCGAGTCCGTCTACGTCTCCGACTCGCACCACACCGCTCGCTTCGTCTGCACCACCGACGAAGAGATGAACCAGATCGCCTCCTTCTACGCCGGGGCAATGAGCGAGGCCCGCAACATCGAGCTGGCGCCGGCGGTGCAGCGCACGGGCGCTGAGCTGGTCGTGATCAGCGCCGACGACCCGGCCGCGATGGTTCGCCACAGCGAGGAGTGCCGTCAGCTCGGGTTCGCCTTTGCCGCCGACCCGTCCCAGCAGATTGCCCGGATGTCCGGCGATGAACTCCTGTCGCTGATCGACGGCGCGACTCTGCTCTTCACCAACGACTACGAGAAGAGCCTGCTGCAGTCCAAGACCGGCCTCAGCGACGACGAGATCCGCGCGCGCGTCGAGGTCCGCATCACCACGTTGGGCTCCGCCGGCGTCGAGATCGAGGCTCGTGGCGCTGAGACGATCACCGTGCCGGTGGCTCAGGAGCGGGCCAAGGTTGATCCGACCGGCGTCGGTGACGGATTCCGGGCCGGGCTGCTGGCGGGTCGCGCGTGGGGTCTGGGCTGGGAGCGGTCGGCGCAGGTGGGAAGCCTGCTGGCCACGCTCGTCCTCGAGACCGTCGGTACCCAGGAGCACACCGTCACCATGCAGAACTTCGCCGATCGGCTGGCCGAGTCCTATGGCGACGAGGCAGCCACCGAGGTCGCTCCGTTCCTGAAGTCGATCGCCGCGGAGTAGCAGGTAGGCAGCTGGCGACACCCAGGTCGGGGTTAGCTCCAGCCCTTAACGCGCTTCAACGCGGCCATGATCGCGTCGAAGCGGGCCCGGTCGATGCTGGCCCCTTCGCGTCGCACGGCGGCTGGATCCACCCGCAGCACGCGATCAAGGCGTATCTCGCTCGGGCGCCCCTGGCTGTCCCAGGCGCCCGCACCGAGGTCGAACCAGTGGCGTCCGTCGGCGGTCTCGGTGACGCCGTCGACTGTGCGCCCGTCGCGGTGATGGTCCTTACTGGTCAGGGCCAGGCCCAGTAGCGAGGTGCCACGACTGTCGTGCCCGATGAGCAGCACCGGGCGATCCTTCCCCGCCTTCGGGTCGTCCTCGTAGGTCACCCAAGTCCAGACGATCTCACCCGGGTCGGGGCGTCCGTTCGGTTTCGGGGCGTACTCCGGACGGGCGACGCCGGTGAAGTCGCCGAGGTAGTCGGCCCGAACGCGATTGCGCGACGGCGTACTGCTGCCGCCTCCGAAGAGGGCAGCGATCCGTGACATCAGCGAGGGCATCAGATGTTCACCGGGTAGACCGGCTCCGGGACGACGGGATGAATTCGGCCCTCGACGAAGATGCCGTGCCAGAGCATGAAGACCAGCAGCGTCCAGATCTTGCGCGAGTAGTCATGCGGCCCGGCCCGATGGGCATCGAGCAGCCGCAGTGCCTCGGCTGAGTCGATCAGCTCACCGGTCTGGGATTCGGTGATGATCGCCCGGGCCCAGTCGTACATCTCATCCTTGAGCCAGTGGCGGATCGGGACCGGGAAACCGAGCTTGGCCCGGTTCAGCACGTGGGCCGGGACGATGTCGGTGAGCGCCTGCCGTAGGGCGTACTTGGTCGTCTCCTTGGTGATCTTCAGCTCGGTCGGGATCGTCGAGGCGACGTCGAAGACCCCGGTGTCCAGGAACGGCACCCGAAGCTCGAGTGAGTTGGCCATCGTCATCTTGTCGGCCTTCACCAGGATGTCGCCGCGCAGCCAGGTGAAGAGGTCGACGTACTGCATCCGCGTTGATCCGTCGAGGTGCGGCGTGCGGGCGTACAGCTGATCGGTCACATCGCGGTGCGAGAGTGACGGGTCGAACGTCTTGAGCAGCGACGTCTCAGCCAGTTCGTCGTTGCGGAAGATTCGGGCGTTGCCGTAGTAGCGCTCTTCGATGCCGATCGACCCGCGCCGCAGCAGATCCTTGCCGCGCATCCCCTCCGGGAGCTGCTCACCGACCCGCCCGAGCTGGCGGCGCAGCGGCATGGGGATTCGTTCGAAGGGGCGTAGCGAGATGGGTTCGCGGTAAATGGTGTAGCCACCGAAGAGCTCGTCGGCGCCCTCGCCGGAGAGGACGACCTTGACGTGCTTGCGAGCCTCCCGAGCAATGAAATACAGCGGCACCAGGGCCGGGTCAGCGACTGGGTCCTCGAGATACCAGACGATCAGCGGCAGCGTCTGCATCATCTCCTCCGCGCTCACCACCTTCGTGATGTGCTCGACACCGATCGCGGCCGCCGATTCAGCGGCTACGTCGATCTCGGAGAACCCGCTGCGCTCGAATCCGGTGGTGAAGGTGAGCAGCTTCGGGTTGTGACGCTTGGCCAGCGCCGCGATCGCGGTTGAGTCGATCCCGCCGGAGAGGAAGGCCCCGACCGTTACGTCGGCGCGCATGTGCAGCGCGACTGACTCCTCCAGCGCTGCGGCGATCTGCCGGTAGAGCGCAGCCGGGTCAGTCACCGGCCGGATCGCGAAATCCGGGTGGAAGTAGCGATGGGCGACGACCTCCTCGCCCGGGCGCAGGGTGAAGTAGGTGCCGGACTCGATGCGACGCACCCGGCGGTGCATGGACGCCGGCTCCGGCGCGTACTGCAGGGTCAGGTAGTGCTGCAGTGCGGTGAGGTCCACCTCAGCCGTCGTTCCGGGGAGCGCGACGTCGAGCAGGCACTTCTTCTCACTGCCGAAGAACACCCCCCGCTCGTCGGAGTAGGTGTACATCGGCTTGATGCCGAACCAGTCCCGGGCGCCGAAGACGACCCGCTCCTGGGAATCCCAGATCAGGAAGACGAACATGCCGCGCAGTTCGCGCACGATCTTCTCGCCCAGGTAGTGGTAACCGGCGACGATCGTCTCGCCGTCGCCGTCAGTCTCGAAGACAGCGCCGAACTCCTTCGTCAGGCGCTCCCGCAACTCGATGTAGTTGTAGATCTCGCCGTTGAAGATGAGGTGATACCGCCCGTTGAGGTAGGGCAGTGGCTGATGTGAGTGATCGATGTCGATGATCGACAGCCGGCGGAACCCGATGACCACGTCCGCGTCCGCCCAGATCCCACCCTCGTCCGGGCCCCGATGGCGCATGGACGAGAGCGAATCCTCGATCAGCGACTCCGTCTTCGCGGCTCCCGCGTCCGCTGAGAGAAATCCGATCAGCCCACACACAGTCTCTGTACCCGTGCCTCTCTGCGCGACGATGGGTCTGCTGCGACGACCAGCCGCAGGAGATCCGGCGACTACGTCGCAGCGACGACGCCGGCACCCCCAGTATCGCCGATGGGACGAGTGACCGTCGGCACGGCGACCCCTGACGGAGCGCAATGTAGGTGTCCGATAGGCTCCCAATTGACTTTGCAGAAGCTCGAGAGGTGGTCAATCGGTGCAGCGTAAGCGTTGGATGCGCCCGGTGCGTTTCATGCTGTTGTCGGCTGCCGCCATGGTCTCGCTCGCGGGATGTTCGGCGCACGACATCGAGGCCAAGTTGCGCTTCGGCTGGCCGAGCGGAGTGACCCATCAGGCCACCAAGATGCGGGTTCTCTGGACCTGGTCGTCGGTCGCCGCGCTCACCGTCGGAGTCTGCGTCTGGGGCCTGATCTTCTGGGCCTGTATTCGGTATCGCAAGAAGTCTGACGAGCTCCCGAAGCAGACGCGCTACAACCACGTGATCGAGTGGGCGTACACGATCGCCCCGTTCTTCATCATCGCCGGTCTCTTCTTCTTCACGGTAAAGACCGAGAACAACGTCAACCGCCTCTCCAAGAACCCCGACGTCCTCATCCAGGTCGACGCGTTCAAGTGGAACTGGCAGTTCGAGTACCTACAGGACCACGGGTCGCAGCTGACCTACCCGGGCACCAGCCCGGCGCAGGCGCCGTCCACGGTTGGTAGCAGTGAAGAGATCCCGATCCTGCTCATTCCGCGTGGCGAGACGGTCCAGTTCATCGAGCACTCCTCCGACGTCATTCACTCCTTCTGGGTGCCGGAGTTCCTCTTCAAGCGCGACGTGATTCCGTACGGAACCACCAGCACCGCGCGGGACAACCGATTTGAGATCACCCCGACGACCAACGGAAGCTACGTCGGGCGCTGCGCTGAACTCTGCGGGACGTACCACTCGCAGATGAACTTCGAAGTGCGTGTCGTCGACCCGGACGTCTACCAGAAGTACCTCAGCGAACTGACGAAGCTGGGCCCAACCGACCCGGCCCGGCAGAGCGACGCGCTGGCCGCCATCGGCCAGCCCGCCTACGCCACGACTACGCACCCGTTCAATACCGACCGCAACGTCAAGTCCGCGTCGTAGTAAGGAGATCGGACAAAAATGAAGGTCGAAGCACGACTCTTTCTCTTGATCGCGCTGTTCTGCTTCATCATCGCCGGCGTGTACGGGTTCTGGACCAACGCGGCCGACGGGCACGTGGAGTATGCCGGCCTCGCGGCGCTGATTCTCTCCGGCGGTCTCATGGGGCTTGCCGGCTCGTTCTTCTGGTTCGTCTCGCGGCGCATCGATCCGCGTCCCGAGGACCTCGATGACGCCGAGATCGCTGAGGGCGCCGGTGAGCTCGGGTTCTTCAGCCCCGGCAGCTACTGGCCGGTCGGTATCGCCGCCTCGGCGACGGTAACTGGAGCGGGTGCGGCGCTGGTGCAGGTCTGGCTGATGCTGGTTGGCGTCGTGCTTGTGCTGACCACCGTGAGTGGCCTCCTCTTCGAGTACTACATCGGTGGTCGTCAGCCGCTGCGCTGACGTACGTGAGTGGCGGTCGCTGGCTGCAGGCGCTGACTGGGCCCAGATGCAGGGCGGCGTTCAGCCGTGGCGCCAACGTAGAGCAGTCTGGTGATCGGCTGCGGTGTTGACGCCTATACCTTGCCGTTGCCGCAGCCGCGGCTCTTGCGGTCTCCCTCTGAGTCAACGCGAGGACTGGCACTCTCCGCACCGCTCGGGAAGCCGTCCTGGCGGGTTCGGGGCGCGTTCGACTTCACCCCTCAAGTTCGGTTGACCCAGGCTGGCGGCCGGGTAGCGGCAGCGCCATCAGCATGGTGGCCGCCCCGAACCCGGCGCGTCGATAGAACGGCACCGAGCGTTCGCTCGGCGCGAGCACGATTCGCTCGGCGTTGAGCTCCCGCGCGTGAGTGACCACGGCGCTCAGCAGGCGCTGGCCCACCCCGTGGTTGCGGTAAGGCTTCAGGACGAAAGCATTGCCGAGGTAGCACCAGCACGCCGGTGGGGCCGATGGGCGCGGCATGCGGTGGAAGACGACCAGGTTCATCATGCCGATTGCCAGCCCGTCCGATTCGGCGACGTAGGTGACGCGTCGGGGCGATTCATCAGCAAACCAATGACCGAAGTCTGCTTCAAACGCTTCATCGTCGAGCGGGGCGCCAGCGTTCTCCTCGGACCAGCTGCGACGTAGCGCGGCCACCACCGCCGCCTCTGCCACCTCGACCGGGCGGATCGACACTGCAAGGGAATCACCGGCAGGCATAGGTGGATTCTCGCAGCCGGTGACAAGCGCACCTGCGAGGCGCGGAGGAACAAGCCGCCATCACGACGCTATGACGGTCGCTCACGGCCGCCCCGCCACCGGCACCGACTGGCCGCCGCGAGGAGCCCCACAGACACGAGGAAAGCCAACTGGGCCGGATAACCACGGTGAACGTGGTTACCCGGCCCAGCTGGCCTACGAACTCTCTAACGACCCTGCCGTCGAGGCGGCCGAGATGGCGCCGCGGGGGAGGGGAGTAGCGGTGCGGCGGCTAGTCCTCGACGCCAGCAGGTAGGTCGGCGACGACGGTCTCAGTCTCGCCGCCACCGATCTCTGGGTGTGCACCTGCGGAGTGCGCGCTCTCAGCGGCCAAGGCCTCTTCCAGCGCGGCCTGGATCTCCGGCTTCTCCTTCACCGGGAAGAAGAAACCGCGGATGTGGCGACCAGTACCGGTACCGATCCGGTTCATTCGCTTCGGTACCGGTGTGCCGGCGTAGCTGAGCTGGCCGTGACCGTGGTCGTCGACCGGGCCGAGCGGCTGGTGGACCTCGATGAACTCCCCAGTGGGCAGGCGCATGATGATGCCGGTCTCGATGCCGTGCTCGAGCACCTCACGATCGTGGCGCTGCAGGCCGAGGCAGAGCAGGTAAGCCACGGTGTACGCCAAGGGCGGCAGCACGATCAGCGCGATACGTCCGCCCCAGGTCATGGCGTTCAACGAGATGTCGAAGGCCTTGGCGATGAGGTCGTTGCCGCCGGAGATGAAGAGGACGAAGCAGAACGTCAGCGCCATCGCTCCCAGGCTGGTACGAACCGGCACATCGCGCGGTCGCTGCAGCAGGTTGTGATGGGCTCGGTCCTTGGTCATCTTCGCTTCGAGGAACGGGTACGAGATCGCCAGGCCGATGAGAATCATCGGCAACACAGCCGTGGGCCAGAAGATGGCCGGAATCGTGTAGCCGAAGAGCCTGATGTCCCAGGACGGGAAGAGACGCGTGGAGCCGTCCAGCATGGCCATGTACCAGTCAGGCTGCGAACCAGCCGAGACCTGGGCCGGGTTGTACGGGCCGAAGAGCCAAATCGGGTTGATCTGGACCAGGCCGCCGAGTGCCGAGATGGCGCCGGCAACGATGAAGAAGAAGCCACCGGCCTTTGCTGCGTACACCGGGTAGACGCGCTCGCCGCTGACGGTCGCCTCGGTCTTTCCCGGACCGGGGAACTCCGTGTGCTTCTGTCTGATCAGCAACGCCATATGGGCGCCGATGAGCGCAGCCAGGATGGCCGGAATCAGCAACACGTGGGCGATGTAGAAGCGTCCGATGATGGCGTCACCCGGGAACGGGCCACCGAAGACCAGGAATGACAGCCAGGTACCGATGACGGGCGTCGAGAGCATGATCGCGTCGGCGATGCGCAGCCCGGTGCCGGAGAGGAGATCGTCCGGGAGCGAGTACCCGGCGAAACCCTCGACCACGCCGAGGACGAGCAGCAGGACGCCGATGATCCAGTTGAACTCGCGAGGCTTGCGGAACGCGCCAGTGAAGAAGACGCGCAGCATGTGGATCAGCATTGCCGCGACGAACATCAACGCAGCCCAGTGGTGGATCTGGCGAACGACCAGGCCACCGCGGACATCGAAGGAGATGTGCAGCGTGGACTCGTACGCCTTCGACATCGTGACACCGCGCAGCGGGATGTACGAGCCGTTGTAGACCACATCGGCCATCGAGGCATCGAAGAAGAAGGTCAGGTACGTGCCGGTGAGCAGCAGGATGATGAACGAGTACAGGGCGATCTCGCCGAGCATGAAGGACCAGTGGTCCGGGAAGACCTTGTTCAGCTGCTTGCGGATCGGGCCGGCGA
Coding sequences within it:
- a CDS encoding Cytochrome c oxidase subunit IV, which translates into the protein MKVEARLFLLIALFCFIIAGVYGFWTNAADGHVEYAGLAALILSGGLMGLAGSFFWFVSRRIDPRPEDLDDAEIAEGAGELGFFSPGSYWPVGIAASATVTGAGAALVQVWLMLVGVVLVLTTVSGLLFEYYIGGRQPLR
- a CDS encoding menaquinol-cytochrome c reductase cytochrome b subunit precursor, with the translated sequence MTTTAPPKSSKKPSGTPRTPQGKAGEFLDSRLVIAGPIRKQLNKVFPDHWSFMLGEIALYSFIILLLTGTYLTFFFDASMADVVYNGSYIPLRGVTMSKAYESTLHISFDVRGGLVVRQIHHWAALMFVAAMLIHMLRVFFTGAFRKPREFNWIIGVLLLVLGVVEGFAGYSLPDDLLSGTGLRIADAIMLSTPVIGTWLSFLVFGGPFPGDAIIGRFYIAHVLLIPAILAALIGAHMALLIRQKHTEFPGPGKTEATVSGERVYPVYAAKAGGFFFIVAGAISALGGLVQINPIWLFGPYNPAQVSAGSQPDWYMAMLDGSTRLFPSWDIRLFGYTIPAIFWPTAVLPMILIGLAISYPFLEAKMTKDRAHHNLLQRPRDVPVRTSLGAMALTFCFVLFISGGNDLIAKAFDISLNAMTWGGRIALIVLPPLAYTVAYLLCLGLQRHDREVLEHGIETGIIMRLPTGEFIEVHQPLGPVDDHGHGQLSYAGTPVPKRMNRIGTGTGRHIRGFFFPVKEKPEIQAALEEALAAESAHSAGAHPEIGGGETETVVADLPAGVED
- a CDS encoding Iron-sulfur cluster assembly accessory protein, which produces MTAIDNATQVELTAAPADAPATSVTLTDAAASKVRVLLEQEGRDDLRLRVAVQPGGCSGLQYQLFFDERSLDGDIELNYEGVPVVVDRMSGPYLVGATIDFTDTIEQQGFTIDNPQASGGCACGNSFCG
- a CDS encoding PemK-like, MazF-like toxin of type II toxin-antitoxin system → MPSLMSRIAALFGGGSSTPSRNRVRADYLGDFTGVARPEYAPKPNGRPDPGEIVWTWVTYEDDPKAGKDRPVLLIGHDSRGTSLLGLALTSKDHHRDGRTVDGVTETADGRHWFDLGAGAWDSQGRPSEIRLDRVLRVDPAAVRREGASIDRARFDAIMAALKRVKGWS
- a CDS encoding adenosine kinase, with the protein product MPVLLSGSIATDHLMHFPGKFSDSLLAEHLHKVSLSFLVDDLVVRRGGVAANIAFGMGQLGENPVLVGAVGADFAEYRSWLERHGVDCESVYVSDSHHTARFVCTTDEEMNQIASFYAGAMSEARNIELAPAVQRTGAELVVISADDPAAMVRHSEECRQLGFAFAADPSQQIARMSGDELLSLIDGATLLFTNDYEKSLLQSKTGLSDDEIRARVEVRITTLGSAGVEIEARGAETITVPVAQERAKVDPTGVGDGFRAGLLAGRAWGLGWERSAQVGSLLATLVLETVGTQEHTVTMQNFADRLAESYGDEAATEVAPFLKSIAAE
- a CDS encoding asparagine synthase (glutamine-hydrolysing) — its product is MCGLIGFLSADAGAAKTESLIEDSLSSMRHRGPDEGGIWADADVVIGFRRLSIIDIDHSHQPLPYLNGRYHLIFNGEIYNYIELRERLTKEFGAVFETDGDGETIVAGYHYLGEKIVRELRGMFVFLIWDSQERVVFGARDWFGIKPMYTYSDERGVFFGSEKKCLLDVALPGTTAEVDLTALQHYLTLQYAPEPASMHRRVRRIESGTYFTLRPGEEVVAHRYFHPDFAIRPVTDPAALYRQIAAALEESVALHMRADVTVGAFLSGGIDSTAIAALAKRHNPKLLTFTTGFERSGFSEIDVAAESAAAIGVEHITKVVSAEEMMQTLPLIVWYLEDPVADPALVPLYFIAREARKHVKVVLSGEGADELFGGYTIYREPISLRPFERIPMPLRRQLGRVGEQLPEGMRGKDLLRRGSIGIEERYYGNARIFRNDELAETSLLKTFDPSLSHRDVTDQLYARTPHLDGSTRMQYVDLFTWLRGDILVKADKMTMANSLELRVPFLDTGVFDVASTIPTELKITKETTKYALRQALTDIVPAHVLNRAKLGFPVPIRHWLKDEMYDWARAIITESQTGELIDSAEALRLLDAHRAGPHDYSRKIWTLLVFMLWHGIFVEGRIHPVVPEPVYPVNI
- a CDS encoding N-acetylglutamate synthase, GNAT family, which translates into the protein MPAGDSLAVSIRPVEVAEAAVVAALRRSWSEENAGAPLDDEAFEADFGHWFADESPRRVTYVAESDGLAIGMMNLVVFHRMPRPSAPPACWCYLGNAFVLKPYRNHGVGQRLLSAVVTHARELNAERIVLAPSERSVPFYRRAGFGAATMLMALPLPGRQPGSTELEG
- a CDS encoding cytochrome c oxidase subunit 2, which codes for MQRKRWMRPVRFMLLSAAAMVSLAGCSAHDIEAKLRFGWPSGVTHQATKMRVLWTWSSVAALTVGVCVWGLIFWACIRYRKKSDELPKQTRYNHVIEWAYTIAPFFIIAGLFFFTVKTENNVNRLSKNPDVLIQVDAFKWNWQFEYLQDHGSQLTYPGTSPAQAPSTVGSSEEIPILLIPRGETVQFIEHSSDVIHSFWVPEFLFKRDVIPYGTTSTARDNRFEITPTTNGSYVGRCAELCGTYHSQMNFEVRVVDPDVYQKYLSELTKLGPTDPARQSDALAAIGQPAYATTTHPFNTDRNVKSAS